Sequence from the Pedobacter sp. D749 genome:
TTCCGGGAGGCAACCATCAGCAATTAATACAAAACATTTCCGATAAACTTTTTGTATTACCTGATGAAACCAAAGTTTATCCTGGCCATGGACCAGCTACCAGCATTGGTTTTGAAAAGCAAAACAATCCGTTTTTTTGATGGAAGATGGATGATGTAAAAGGGATGATGGTGGTATTCCATCTTACATTTTACATCTTACATCAAAGCCCTCTTACATTTTACCTATCTTTGCCACCGTGAATACATCGTTTTATATTGCCAAAAGGTATCTTTTTGCCAAGAAATCAACCAATGCCATTAACCTGATATCGGGCATATCGATGGTAGGTGTAATGGTTGGTAGCGCTGCTTTGATTATTATCCTATCGGTATTTAACGGTTTAGAAACAGTGGTTTTGAATATGTTCGATACCATTACCCCACAAATTGCCATTACACCGGCTAAGGGGAAAACTTTTGATCCTAACACAAGCTATTTTAATCAGCTTAAAAAAAATAAAGATGTTGCTGCTTTTACTGAGGTGCTGCAAGAGAATGCTTTACTAAAATACAACAACAAACAGGCTGTTGGAATGGTTAAGGGCGTAAGTTCAGACTATTTGAAGAATACAAAATTAGATAGTACCATTAAAGAAGGCCATTTTATATTACACAATAGAAGCGGCGATAATGCGGTAATTGGTTCTGCTTTACAAAGTTATCTGGCAGTGAATACTGTTGACCCATTTACAGAGTTGGAAATTTATTCGCCAAAGAAAGATATCGCAGCAAATACGATAAATCCGGCCGACGATTTTGTGGTAAAAAACATCCGGGTGAGCGGCGTTTTTGAGGTGCAGCAAGATTTCGACAATGGTATTATTGTTCCACTCAATTTTGCCCGCGAACTGCTCGGAGAAGACCAAAATGTGTCTGCTATTGAGATCAATCTCCAGCCGGGTGTCGACGTAGACGATTTTAAAAAGGAAATAATCGAAAAGGCGGGTAAAGATTATGAAGTCAGAAATCAGGCTGAACAAAATAAATCACTTTACCACATATTAAATACCGAAAAATGGGCAGTATATATTATTCTTACTTTTATCCTGATTATTGCTATATTTAATATCATAGGGTCGTTAACCATGTTAGTAATCGATAAGGTAAAGGATGTTGCCATTCTGAGCAGTTTAGGCGCAGGAAAGAATTTAATCAAACGTATATTTTTATTTGAAGGCATGATGATCACCATGTCTGGCTGCGTATTGGGTTTAATTATTGGTATCATATTTTACTATTTTCAGCATACCTATGGTTTAATTAAAATGGGCGATGAAGTAAACAAAACACTGGTAAGTTCTTACCCGATTGCGCTAAAATGGAAAGATTTTGTTTTAGTTTTTGTTACGGTAGGTATCTTCTCATTTTTGGCATCTGCTTTGTCATCCAATTTAAGTGTTAAAAAGATTGATCAAATTAATCAAACTATATAAAATGAAGTTATTTAAGCAAGCAATTGTACTCGTTGTGCTCCTTGGCGTAGCCGTTACAGCTTGTAGGAACGATAAAGCCGAAGGAGAAAAAAGTAATCTGAAAACTGTTAAAGGCTTGTATAGTTTTGGCCCTGAAGTTAAATCCTTTACTTTATGTGAAGATGGGCGCGAATATTGGGTTAAAGACAGTGTAAAAAATTTAGAGCTTTCTTATAGTAATTTAGGCTTCGAAAAACCATACGAGCCGGTATACGTAGAGTTGGAAGGTTATTTTGCGAAATCTGATACCGGTATAGTTTCCAGTGATTTTGATTCTACTTTAGTGGTAATGAAAGTGCTTAAAATCAGTAAAGAAATTCCTGATGGGCCTTGCGCACAGTAATTCATTTATTTCCTGGTGCCCTAAGACAAATTTACTGGTCTAATTATAATCGTTTCTTGAAGCGGAATTTTATCTGTCGGTTGGTGTGTAAGCCAATACATTAAGTTATGCACCATGGTCGTCAGTTTGAGCGTGGTCGAAAACTTCTTGAGATTGATAAATCGAAAATAAATGCCCCTCGACTCCACTACCATTGATGCTGTTTTTGCAAATTATTATTAATCAGCGCTTTAATTACTTAGCACTTCCATCCAGCTAAGCCATAGCACGGTATCCCCGTTCTACTTAATCCGGCCTAATAAATTTTTCGGGATGCACTATTCAGGCCCGACAACTGCCTTCAAAAGAAAAATTTTCAGCCGGCATTTTTTGTTTCTTTTTAATGCCAAAAAGAAAGAGCCCTTCGGCGGCGGCGAGCCGAGGCAAGACTGTAGTGTATGGCAAAAGAAATCAATTATCCCTCAGGGGGGCATCTTTTTGCAATTTATCTCTTAACACTTAATGATATTGGTGTAACCGAATGTAATAAGAAGTGCTAAACTGGTTGACGAGGGCTATCCTGTCTTACAGTTTAAGTCACAGTGCCTATATGGATTAACGAACAAAATTGAATTTAAGCTCAATGCCTCCAAACAAGTCAGAACTCTTTTTAAATCTATAGGCAGTTATAACCTATATATGTGTTCACCTCACTGAAATAGATTGTGGTAAAGATAGTTGTTGATGACAACCAGCGCAAATAGACGAACAAAAAAAAGCTCGCAACTTTCATTGCGAGCCTTTTGCATATTCTTGATTTTCATTTTACCAGAAAGTCGAGTAAAGTGCAATTAAAATTCCGAACACAAGTATCGATCCAACGGCAAACGAAGGATGAACTTTGAACATGCTCGAATCTACTTCTAAACCATTAGATTTATCGCCTTTGCTATTTTCGAACATACTGATGGCAAACATCACTACAATACAGACTACAAATACAATACCCATTCTATCTAAGAAAGGTATTTCGTAGATTCCATCTGCATTGGCTACCGAGAATCCAAAATCGTGAAGGAAAGACAAATCCATCATTCCTGGTAAGAATTTCAACAATACCGATAAACCAAAGCCACCTATAGTAGCAAATAATGCTGCATTTGAAGTGGTTTTTTTCCAGAAGAAGCCCAATATAAACATGGCAAAAATACCAGGACTTACAAAACCTGTATACTCCTGAATAAATTCGAAACCACCTTTTTTATCGATACCTAAGAAAGGAGAAATAGCGATTGCAATAGCCATTGCAATAATTACAACTACGCGTCCGGTACTTACCAGTTTTTTCTCACTGGCTTCCTTATTAATGTGTTTCTTAAAAATATCTAAAGTAAAAATAGTAGAGATACTATTAATTTTACCAGCTAATGAGGCAACAATTGCTGCAGTTAAAGCGGCAAAAGATAAACCTTTTAACCCTGTTGGTAAAATACTCAATAAAGTAGGGTAAGCTCTATCTGGGCGAAGTTCTCCGCCAGGCATCATTGAATTTACATCAATACCTGTTTTTTCCTGGTATAACATATATACTGCAATACCTGGCAACACCACAATTAGTGGCATTAGTAGTTTTAAAAATGCGGCAAATAAAATACCTGCTCTGGCTGTTTTCAGATCAGCACCCAAAGCACGTTGCGTGATGTACTGGTTACAGCCCCAATAGTTTAAGTTTACAATCCACATCCCACCAAGCAATACCGTCATGCCAGGTAATGAAGCATAATTCGCACTGTCTTTCTTAAAGATCATGTGGAAGTGGTCTGGTGCTTTTTCTCTTAAGAACGCTAAACCATCTAATACACCGTGGCCACCAAAATGATCACTTACTAAATTAAGTGCTAAATAAGTAGTTGCTAAACCGCCGAAAATTAAAAAAGCTACCTGGATTACATCCGTGTAACCAATTACTTTCATACCACCTAATGCTATAATTACCGAAAAAATGGCTAATCCCATCATACAATACCAAAAGCCAATACCCGAAATACTGCTTACAGCTAAAGCACCCAGATATAAGATTGAGGTTAAGTTTACTACAACATACAATAACAACCAGAACACAGCCATAATCATGGCTACAGTACCATTGTAACGTTGACTTAGGAATTGGGGCATGGT
This genomic interval carries:
- a CDS encoding sodium/sugar symporter, whose protein sequence is MKVTDYIIFLAYFAIVAIYGFWIYHRKKQKQMSSKDYFLAEGSLTWWAIGTSLIASNISAEQFVAMSGDGFKMGLAISTYEWMAAATLVIVATFFIPVYLKNKIYTMPQFLSQRYNGTVAMIMAVFWLLLYVVVNLTSILYLGALAVSSISGIGFWYCMMGLAIFSVIIALGGMKVIGYTDVIQVAFLIFGGLATTYLALNLVSDHFGGHGVLDGLAFLREKAPDHFHMIFKKDSANYASLPGMTVLLGGMWIVNLNYWGCNQYITQRALGADLKTARAGILFAAFLKLLMPLIVVLPGIAVYMLYQEKTGIDVNSMMPGGELRPDRAYPTLLSILPTGLKGLSFAALTAAIVASLAGKINSISTIFTLDIFKKHINKEASEKKLVSTGRVVVIIAMAIAIAISPFLGIDKKGGFEFIQEYTGFVSPGIFAMFILGFFWKKTTSNAALFATIGGFGLSVLLKFLPGMMDLSFLHDFGFSVANADGIYEIPFLDRMGIVFVVCIVVMFAISMFENSKGDKSNGLEVDSSMFKVHPSFAVGSILVFGILIALYSTFW
- a CDS encoding ABC transporter permease, with translation MNTSFYIAKRYLFAKKSTNAINLISGISMVGVMVGSAALIIILSVFNGLETVVLNMFDTITPQIAITPAKGKTFDPNTSYFNQLKKNKDVAAFTEVLQENALLKYNNKQAVGMVKGVSSDYLKNTKLDSTIKEGHFILHNRSGDNAVIGSALQSYLAVNTVDPFTELEIYSPKKDIAANTINPADDFVVKNIRVSGVFEVQQDFDNGIIVPLNFARELLGEDQNVSAIEINLQPGVDVDDFKKEIIEKAGKDYEVRNQAEQNKSLYHILNTEKWAVYIILTFILIIAIFNIIGSLTMLVIDKVKDVAILSSLGAGKNLIKRIFLFEGMMITMSGCVLGLIIGIIFYYFQHTYGLIKMGDEVNKTLVSSYPIALKWKDFVLVFVTVGIFSFLASALSSNLSVKKIDQINQTI